In a single window of the Gossypium hirsutum isolate 1008001.06 chromosome D02, Gossypium_hirsutum_v2.1, whole genome shotgun sequence genome:
- the LOC107910570 gene encoding huntingtin-interacting protein K: protein MEAGDGGVDAVVDSKDLQQQSKAFDKLTDRVEDRQLDSSRAQSAMASIAASAEAEKNAMRLRERELAAVKINAADVDIIANELELNKKVAERTLREHKGDAVAAIRSLLH from the exons ATGGAAGCCGGAGATGGAGGCGTTGACGCAGTCGTTGACTCTAAGGATTTACAGCAACAGAGTAAAGCCTTCGATAAACTCACCGATCGTGTCGAAGATCGCCAGCTCGATTCTTCTCGTGCCCAATCG GCCATGGCATCGATTGCGGCATCAGCGGAAGCAGAAAAGAATGCAATGAGATTGAG AGAGAGAGAATTAGCTGCAGTAAAGATCAACGCGGCCGATGTGGACATCATCGCAAACGAACTAGAG TTGAACAAAAAGGTTGCAGAGAGAACACTTCGCGAGCACAAAGGTGATGCCGTTGCTGCTATTCGGTCCTTGCTTCACTAA
- the LOC107908051 gene encoding serine/threonine-protein kinase STY46, with amino-acid sequence MKTPLGEELLRKIQELEVGHAYLMREMSGLRQSSGESIHDSTRRGSRRTSPQRPLFLGDAAAAAGSGSVRLPLRIESGSCGTTNGGGGDAGRTRTGNSRTAAANLTNSQYLNILQSMGQSVYIYDLRGRVFFWNRGAEKLYGYLEAEALGQNIIKLVCHPKDFGFAVNIVQRVIIGESWTGLFPIKNRLGENISVVATVTPFYDEDGSVVGITSVTCDSRPFQETKFEFSAERQPKGNSSAFTRSKNTISVKLGLDPQQPLQAAIVSKISNLASKVSNKVKSRIRTGENRVDAYDHKEDATYSGVCTPKGDMWPPSHDVLHPFDNVSTVMNSIDFGDENEGKPAIQKFTTFIAKTGISLPWKGNSQEESEAKTTHSIRPCEGNDQQNETFLLKGPYLGKKLEDHINEHDSPINNEASGFSSSSANVNSTSSTRSSGSTGGSPVNIVHMDTDCVDNEILWEELTIGDKLGKGSCGTVYHGLWYASDVAVKVFPNLEYSDDVIHSFRQEVSLMKRLRHPNVLLFMGAVTSPQRLCIVTEFLQRGSLFRLLQRNAAKLERKRRVHMALDIAQGMNYLHHCNPTIVHRDLKSSNLLVDKNWTVKVGDFGLSRLKHATFLTTKTGKGTPHWMAPEVLRNEPSDEKSDIYSFGVILWELATGKIPWENLNSIQVIGAVGFMNQRLEIPNYLDPLWASIIESCWLSDPQSRPTFLELMDKLRVLQRRCTIQFQEARNSSSGSQKGS; translated from the exons ATGAAAACGCCGCTAGGGGAGGAGCTCTTGAGGAAGATCCAAGAACTGGAAGTAGGACATGCGTATCTCATGCGAGAAATGTCAGGTTTAAGACAATCCAGCGGTGAGTCAATTCATGACTCAACTCGTCGAGGATCCCGCCGTACTTCCCCTCAACGGCCGTTATTTCTCGGGGACGCGGCGGCTGCTGCCGGTTCTGGTTCTGTTCGACTTCCGTTACGAATAGAGAGCGGGAGCTGCGGCACCACAAATGGAGGCGGTGGCGACGCAGGAAGAACAAGAACCGGGAATTCACGGACAGCTGCCGCTAATTTGACTAACAGTcagtatttaaatattttacagtCTATGGGACAATCTGTTTATATATATGATCTTAGAGGCCGTGTATTCTTTTG GAACAGAGGTGCTGAAAAACTTTATGGTTATTTAGAAGCAGAAGCTTTAGGACAAAATATTATTAAGCTTGTTTGTCATCCTAAGGATTTCGGGTTTGCAGTAAATATAGTTCAACGGGTTATTATTGGGGAGAGTTGGACTGGACTGTTTCCTATTAAGAATAGACTAGGGGAGAATATTTCTGTAGTTGCAACTGTTACTCCTTTTTATGATGAAGATGGTTCTGTGGTGGGAATCACTTCTGTGACCTGTGATTCACGGCCTTTTCAAGAAACCAAGTTTGAATTTTCAGCTGAAAGGCAACCGAAAGGAAATTCTTCAGCCTTTACCCGGTCTAAAAACACCATCTCGGTTAAACTTGGTCTTGATCCTCAGCAGCCTCTGCAAGCTGCAATTGtatcaaaaatatcaaatttg GCGTCCAAGGTGAGCAACAAAGTGAAATCCAGAATTAGGACAGGCGAGAATCGTGTTGATGCTTATGATCATAAAGAAGACGCAACTTACAGTGGAGTCTGTACACCGAAGGGAGATATGTGGCCACCCTCCCATGATGTACTTCATCCTTTTGATAACGTGTCCACTGTAATGAACTCTATAGATTTTGGTGATGAGAATGAAGGAAAACCTGCAATCCAAAAATTTACGACCTTTATAGCTAAGACAGGGATATCTTTGCCTTGGAAAGGGAACAGTCAAGAAGAATCAGAGGCCAAGACTACTCATTCCATAAGGCCTTGTGAGGGTAATGATCAACAGAATGAAACATTTCTGCTAAAGGGCCCATATTTGGGTAAAAAACTTGAAGACCATATTAATGAGCATGACAGCCCTATCAACAATGAGGCATCAGGTTTTTCATCATCTTCTGCTAATGTTAACAGCACAAGCAGTACCAGAAGCTCGGGGAGTACTGGTGGTAGTCCTGTTAATATAGTTCATATGGACACTGATTGTGTAGATAATGAAATCTTGTGGGAAGAGTTGACGATAGGAGACAAATTGGGCAA aggttcttgtggaacagtaTATCATGGTCTGTGGTATGCATCA GATGTTGCTGTCAAGGTGTTCCCGAACCTGGAATATTCAGATGATGTCATACATTCTTTTAGACAGGAG GTTTCTCTGATGAAAAGACTGCGGCATCCAAATGTTCTGCTGTTTATGGGAGCTGTCACTTCACCTCAACGTCTCTGCATTGTTACTGAATTCCTTCAACG TGGGAGTTTGTTTCGATTGCTACAGAGGAATGCTGCAAAATTAGAGAGGAAACGGCGTGTTCATATGGCTCTGGATATT GCACAAGGCATGAATTATCTTCACCATTGCAATCCGACTATCGTTCATCGTGATTTGAAGTCTTCAAATCTCCTAGTTGATAAGAATTGGACTGTGAAG GTTGGTGATTTTGGTTTGTCACGTCTCAAGCATGCAACCTTTCTCACTACTAAGACTGGGAAAGGAACG CCTCATTGGATGGCGCCAGAAGTTCTTCGCAATGAGCCCTCTGATGAGAA GTCCGATATTTATAGTTTTGGAGTCATATTATGGGAACTTGCTACTGGGAAGATACCTTGGGAGAATCTCAACTCAATACAG GTGATTGGAGCTGTCGGGTTCATGAACCAACGGCTGGAAATTCCGAACTATTTAGATCCACTGTGGGCTTCTATAATTGAGAGTTGCTGGCTCAG TGATCCTCAAAGTCGGCCAACATTTCTGGAACTGATGGACAAGCTTAGAGTGCTTCAAAGACGATGCACCATCCAATTTCAGGAAGCCCGTAACTCGTCCAGCGGCTCTCAAAAGGGATCATGA